Within the Candidatus Binatia bacterium genome, the region TTTTCACCTCGCTTGCCAGCAAGCCGCTGTTCGCTGCCGACATCGCCGTCAACTTCGCGGGCCTTTTCGGGATATTCGCGGGCGTGGGATTGCTGGTTTGGGTTTATGCGCTGTTGACGCGATTCAACTCGCCGGGATTCACTCTCCCCGTGCTTTTCATGAACGCCGGCAACATGGGCATCTCGCTGGCGCTGTTCGCCTTCGGCGAGCCGGGTCTGCAGCGAGGAACGCTTCTTTACGTGATGATCGCGTTGGTCCACAACTCGCTTGGCATTTATCTTCTTAGCGGCAGCAGCGGCGCCGGAGAGATCTTCCGGCTGCCGCTCATCTACGCGGCTGTTTTGGGGCTGCTTTTTAACGTCGCTCAGATCCGGATTCCCGAGCCGATCTTTCAGCCGCTCTCGCTTCTGGGATATTCGGTCATCCCGCTGATGCTGTTGAGCCTGGGTTACCGTCTCTACAGCATCCGCTCGCTTACGTGGGGCCACTCGATCGCCGGCGCGCTGATGCGGGTCGCCGGCGGCTTCGCCGCGGCGTACGCGACCGTGACGCTGCTCGGCATCGACGGCATCAACCGCCAGGTGATCTTGCTTTACGGCGCGCTCCCTTCCGCGGTGATCAATTTCGTTCTGGTGGAGAAATACAGCCGCGACTCGGAGCTGGCGGCGTCGATCATTTTTTTCTCTACAGCGTTGTCGCTCCTCACCGTGCCGTTGGTTCTTTGGCTCATTATGATCTGAGCGGCGAAAAATGCTTGACAAGTTGTCCCGCGGGATATAATTCTCATTTTGCTCTAAGGCTCCAGGGAAGTCCGGTGCGAATCCGGCGCGGTCCCGCCACTGTGATGGCGACGAAAGCCGCAAGTTAAGCCACTGTCGGTTCGCAAGGATGAAGGCGGAGGGCGGAAGGATGAAGTAAAATTCATCCCTCATCCTTCCTACTTCAGCCTTGTACTGATGGGAAGGCGCGGCGAGTAGGGAAGCCTGATCAAAAAGGTTCCAGGTACGAGGCGCGCGAAGACCGACGAGCGAAGGCGTACGTAGTTAGTACGTTGAGCGAAGTCGATCGAGCGCAACGAAGTAGATGGGCCTTTTTCAGCAGGCGATTAAAGCCTAAGCCAGGAGACCTGCCTCAGAGCCATTTACAACCGGCCTCTCCGAAAGAGAGAGAAAGGTTCCATCGTTTCTCCTTCCTCCTCTATTCGCGCGCGAGGCCGTCGTGGTCGCAGATCATGAAGATGGCTTCGTTTCTTTTCGTTTCGATGGCGTTGCACGCCGTGGCGCTGGCCTGTCCAGCGCTACTTCTGGAATTGAGAACCGCGAGTCCGGTCACTGTGACCGTGATCGATGCGGAAGAAGGGAGCGACGGTGGGACGAAGGGAGAAGGAGCTAAGCCGGAAAGAAAACCTGCGCTTTCGGCGCGGAGATCCATGTCGTTAGAGCGACAGCAGCCGCACGCGGCCGAGCCGGAACAGGTTGCTGAATCGCCGAAGGCGATATCC harbors:
- a CDS encoding AEC family transporter — protein: MDSALKSLSPVVPVFLLIAIGYFFARYKKISLEPITEIIVYLGAPCLVFTSLASKPLFAADIAVNFAGLFGIFAGVGLLVWVYALLTRFNSPGFTLPVLFMNAGNMGISLALFAFGEPGLQRGTLLYVMIALVHNSLGIYLLSGSSGAGEIFRLPLIYAAVLGLLFNVAQIRIPEPIFQPLSLLGYSVIPLMLLSLGYRLYSIRSLTWGHSIAGALMRVAGGFAAAYATVTLLGIDGINRQVILLYGALPSAVINFVLVEKYSRDSELAASIIFFSTALSLLTVPLVLWLIMI